The Chaetodon auriga isolate fChaAug3 chromosome 4, fChaAug3.hap1, whole genome shotgun sequence region TGCTGAACCGTGTCCACAGCCGCAGTGTGACAGGGATCGCACAAACGACCAGGGTCACAATCACTTTTGTCAGTTCCAGCTCGAGGAACCACTTGAAGACTTGGATGAGGAGCATGGCGGCAAGGCCAAAAGCCAGAACAGGCAGggcaaacaggaagagaaagtaGGCCACACAGGTGCGGATCAGACCCACAGCAGAGGAGTTCTGGAGGAGCACCACCGAGAATTCACACCACATGAAGCACACAAGGTATGGAACCAGGAAGCAGTAAGTCCCCCTGAAACCACGCATCCTGGCCATGCTAGAGGtgtaaacagacagaagaagataAGAATTCTAAATTTATAGATTCCATAAAAATGCTGAGGCGGCACAATCAAGTGTGTGAACTTCAACAAACACATCCTACAGCCCAaatgctgctgctcacctgaaGAACAGATAGAACAGGTAAACATACAACAGGCAGGGGAGACTGAGCTTCAGCACCACTGACTCCCCTAGTGGCAGTGTGGCAAAGGTGCGTCCCAGCAAACGAAGCAATATCTTGTTCTCTGGCAGGAACTGGgtcagacaacacagagatgatGCTAcctggatttaaaaaaagaaaaaatagcaCATCGGCCTACATCAGCAGTTCCCAAACCTTTTTCTTCAGGAGTTGAAAACAGTTCACGCCCCACAATTTTTATCAATTAACAATGAAAGGGAAGCAGCTAATAAAAAAGGATATGTAAGACTGTAGTTATAATGGTAAATATACTGCATGATTTGCAGTGAATAGGGTACAACATACAAAACTGTGATTCTGATCATTTAATCACATGTTTAGTCCCAGCATTGTGCGCTCCCTAACCTCTATGGCCATTGCTCGCCGTGCATACGTCGCAGCTGTGGGGCTGAGGCTCTTGTAGCTGACGGCCGTGAAGAAGATGGCCACGGTGGAGAGCTCGGAACAGGGGATCCAGCCCTTGTCGGCTACAGGGAAGGAGAAAATGACGAAGAACACGGACAGGATAAAATAGAGGTATGGTTCTAGGTTGTTCCAGCCAAAGTTGGTCTCTGCCTGCTCCACATCGAGGCCAGGTTCGAAACGTGTCAGCAGAGATGTCAGGGCTCTGAAGTTCTCCCACGTCTGTGaaaaaagggacagaaagaTGTGAGGTTGAAGGAGGAAAGGCATTGCTTGCCAATATTGAAACATCAGTACAATAACCGTTAAGTTACAAGATAAGCATCTGCTGCTTTGAGCTTTACGACAGTGAGGGAAATGACTATATGAAAAACCATGCAGCAACATAGTTTTTGTATTGAAAAGCAATGGAGCTTTTCAGAAACGCTAACCACACTTACCTTGCTGCTCTGGAAAACACGCAGCGTGCAGATGATCATGGAGACGAATGAGAGGTAGAAGACGAGCAAAGGGATGACAAAAGCAAACAAGTCAACGGTCAGGttgctgatgatgaagaagaaaatgagcgCGTTGACGTGCTGCGTGGGGATGATTGTGCTCAACCACTGGACTCCGGCCCGCGAGGCCCAGTCCACCAGATGCTCTTTCATCTCAATAACGGAATGCAGCGGGTACTGCAGCATCTGAGgtgagaagagacagacatgaagagaGACTGGAGAAACTAACATGCAAAAACCAGGAAAGACAATGAGGAACTTGAGGATATATAGAAAAACAGAATATAGTATAGATATGATTCGGATACCATTAAGCGTGATTTCATGTCGATGGCTGTTTTAATAGCGCCAGTTTGCTGAGAATCAAGCATCATTCCACTTCCAAAACTCCAAGAATTTCTGTGGACCTTCTTGTATCCTGATGGGATCAGCTCAGCCTTGTGCTTCAACACAAATGCAGACTAGTCTGAATAGTTAGAATTAAAAATAAGGTAACATCTGTGTCTTTATGATGAcagattatttctttttttgttgagtCTTTTACCTTTCCAACACCGTCATGAGGCGCAGGGCTTTCAGTCTTGGCTGTGGCCTGGCTTTGGGATGCAGAGGGGACGATACCTTGTGCGTACTTTTTAGTTATCTCAACAAAGTCATCCAGGTCCACCAACTGTGTGGCTGAGAGGACACAGAGCAGGCAGTTACACAAGGGGACACATCAAattctccgtctctgtctggaTACTTACACTCATTGCTGACCATGCTCTCCAACACTTTCTGCGTCTGGCCTGAAGTTGGGCCAGGAAGCCTGCTCGCAGTGCCACCTATTGGTGAGGAATGAGTATAACATTGTGAGTGAGTTACAAACATTTCTCCAGAGGCCTGCTTGTAATGCGATATTCGTCACCATGACAGCTGCAAATACTGAAATCACAAAGGGGgaatatatgatatatttaaCAGCAATGGCAGCTATCATGTAACTAAATGCCACAGCATCCTGTGCACTCTGCAGTACATTGGGCAATATTGTTGTCACAATTCATAAAAGTACTTGATAGTGTTGATGGTgcctctatctgtgtgtgtgcatgtgtgtgtgtgtgtgtgtgtgtgtgtgtgtgtgtgtgtgtgtgtgtgtgtgtgtgtgcaccctaCCCTGCACTGCATTGACCTGGCTGACATTTCCCAGCATCTCAGCCACAGccaccttcttcttcctctctgggtTGAGTTTCCAGTACATCATCATGGCTGCTTTACGCACTGCCAGCTCAAACTTACTCTCTGTCGACAACTTGCGCATGTCGAGCTCATTCTCTGGAGTGATTCCTGGTCGAGGATGACAGACAAAGGAACAGATGAGGAACTACAATCacaagtggacacacacagacgcgcaTGCATTGAATTCTGCAGAGTGAACCTTTTTTCTGGATCCAGCAGCGCTGCAGCAGTCTCGCGGCACGTTTTCTTCCTTGTTTAGCTGCTTTAATCAGCCAGTTAACAGCCAGACGATTATTTAGCTCTGTGTCCTTCTCTTCAGCAAGCAGCAAGTAGTGCTGAGccagctgaaacacagaagaGGGGGAGATGAATTCAGCTTGTGTGGCCATTGTACTACTAACTACTAATGAAGTTCACCATAAAGCTTAATGTTCTGTATTGTATGTAATTTTTTTTAGAGGGACTAGTTCTTTGGCACGAAGTCATAGTTGTGGTGAAGTTCATGGAAGCAACTGATACCAGATGACTACACAACCCATAATCCCCTGTCCCATCATGGCTAATTACCAGGGGTAGCAGAGGCCGCAGTGGCATATCAAGTGGCTGTTTTCTAATCTTAACTTTCATTTCATAACTCCTCTCCCTCACAGTTATCATCAAATGTGTCTATTTGTAGGGGGATGACATGTATCTTCATTTGTGGCACCACATTAATAtattcctgtctgtgtctgttagATACATAGAGTCTCATAAACCTACTTTGCAAGCATGCATTTTAAATTCACATTGTTAAATCATCTGAGTAGTACTATTAATACTGTAAGTAAAAGCAGCTACATTCATAGAGAAACAATAAACACTGATTCCCCGTGTTTGACTTATATGAGACATCAGTGGAGGGTCTGACCCATTCCTGACTGTATGTATATCCAACCACTGTACGGTTGAGGTCACATGTTTAGCCATGTCCACTTACATGGAACCCCTGTGGTTATTTAGGTACTTCGTATGTGCAAATACAAGACATATAGCACGGGAAAGTTCAGGTCATATAAGCAGCCACTTAGGAATGCACCCTTTCAGAGCTGGAGGGGTTctgtttttaacatttgatCTTGCAGGTAGAGAAGAAGgagtaaataaaatgtgaatgtttcattattatttgtacAAATTCAGTGCAGTGCTGTCATCGTGTTCATAATGATTTGCATGTGTGACAATATCTTGGCGTATCATATTGAAAACCAGGGATCATCTTCCCAGAGGCCAAAAATAGACACCAGTTCACAACCAGACAGAGTCAACCAGCAGGACTGAAAACAATGCCAAGTGCCggtctgcatgcatgtgctttCACTCACCCGGGTCTGAGCTCTGGCATCACCGGCTTCAGCCTTCTCTTTCATCTGCTCCACAGACAATTCCTCCTCTGGTTCTTcatctggaggaggaggaggagaagcctTAAAACATACACATATCCATCTCGATTATTCAAAAACAGCTCTCTGAATCGATGGATTGCATAATACCCTTGCATA contains the following coding sequences:
- the wfs1a gene encoding wolframin: MEKGFPSTQTAVDTQGSCPVLDEASLPSPTQIPPSLVSSNLSDAPSHSAKSPSSTENTTEPRKLSYSSPPSAQAKSKPKDSPPSSKSSDVSSKPTPKTVTAKPSPPTSTKTPVTSPDCSTSSIPKIASFSKISPASSISDGRLCSTPTDSPSSSSTAASTLAPAASSTTPMKRTFASMAKRVIIQERLRKAEEDANDEDDDEEPEEELSVEQMKEKAEAGDARAQTRLAQHYLLLAEEKDTELNNRLAVNWLIKAAKQGRKRAARLLQRCWIQKKGITPENELDMRKLSTESKFELAVRKAAMMMYWKLNPERKKKVAVAEMLGNVSQVNAVQGGTASRLPGPTSGQTQKVLESMVSNESTQLVDLDDFVEITKKYAQGIVPSASQSQATAKTESPAPHDGVGKHKAELIPSGYKKVHRNSWSFGSGMMLDSQQTGAIKTAIDMKSRLMMLQYPLHSVIEMKEHLVDWASRAGVQWLSTIIPTQHVNALIFFFIISNLTVDLFAFVIPLLVFYLSFVSMIICTLRVFQSSKTWENFRALTSLLTRFEPGLDVEQAETNFGWNNLEPYLYFILSVFFVIFSFPVADKGWIPCSELSTVAIFFTAVSYKSLSPTAATYARRAMAIEVASSLCCLTQFLPENKILLRLLGRTFATLPLGESVVLKLSLPCLLYVYLFYLFFSMARMRGFRGTYCFLVPYLVCFMWCEFSVVLLQNSSAVGLIRTCVAYFLFLFALPVLAFGLAAMLLIQVFKWFLELELTKVIVTLVVCAIPVTLRLWTRFSMSILDVFRSLTHRGPVKLILLCISMVILFFSVYVYHAEGQKVYNSTLSWSQYSQACGPPAWETKGMARTQIFCSHLHGHRVTWTGRFKHVRVAETENGARSVINMLPVFMGDWLRCLYGERYPKCEPKNTTIANLTAANLAPSSASTTASLPLLLQMQEEEELCQIKALAKKTCHIKRFDSYRFEVTVGMIQDVEDPARDIILMASHEFRQVLLNLNPGNMVEFSTKLEGRLGARAPAFELKAIHCLDCVSSLLSGGRQVKIERDWRRTTMRALKFAFDFFFSPFLSAKITA